The window CATAAGCAACCAAACACCATTAAATGATCTATTCTAGCTGACTTTCCAAACAACAACTCATAAGGAGATTTTCCTTGCAAGATACTGGTAGGTAGCTTATTTATCAAATATACTGTTGTTCTTACACAGTCACCCCAAAATCTCTTAGGAATTGAGCTTTGAAATTTCAAGGCCCTTGCAACCTCCAGTATATGCCTATGCTTTCGTTCAACCACCCCATTTTGTTGTGGGGTGTATGGACAACTACTAGTGTATAATTCCCAGAGAAGCAAATAAAGTATTACATTGAGAGTTGAAAAACTTTGTACCATTATCTGATCTAACAATCTTCACAGCAGCTTCAAATTGAGTCTTTATCATTGCAAGAAAGTTTTTAATCACAGTAACCACTTCACATTTAGACTGTATTAAGCATACCCAAGTAAACCTGCTGTAATCATCTACTATTGTGACAAAATAAAGCTTTCTATCATATGTAGGTAACTTATGAGGTCCCCAAACATCCATGTGTATGAGTTGAAAACAACTACTTGATCTAGTGCTACTAGTTAGAAATTGTAATCGACATTGTCTTGCTAAGGGACATACTTCACAGTTGTTTTCTCTTCTTGTCTGTATTTTATTCTTTAGTTCTGAAATATGTTGCATTGCCTTGGTTGATGCATGACCAAGCCTCAGATGCCATAGTGTCGTTTCTCCATGTTCCTTCAAAAAACTGATTGCTGCTGTTGGCAAATTTTCTCTTATTAGGTACAACCCATTATTCTATCTACCAATCCCCATCACCTTGCCATTGTAGAGACCctgaaatatacaaaaatcatGATAAAATCCAACTGAGCAACATAATTGCCTAGTGAGCTTAGACACTGACAGTAGGTTGAATTTGAAGTGTGGCACATACAGTACCCCCTCAATAGTTTTATTCCCTAAAACTATTGCATTTCCTATATGTGTAATTTCTGCTCTACTGCCTGTAGGCAACTGTACTCCATCTGCTTTATGATCTGCTTTTCTAAGGTTATTTAAGGCATCCTTACAATGTGTCACATGGTGAGTAGCACTTGAATCCACTATCCAAAGTTGATCACTAACACCTGCATTTGACATTAAAGTAAAGATACCTGCAGTATTAGTGGAACACTCATCTGTGGTAGTCTTCTACAATAGATTTACCAGCTGTTTGTACTGCTCCTCAGTGAAGAAATTTCCTTGTGTGGGGAGCATTGGCACATGTTTCTCTTCACTAGTTGCACTGTTCACATAAGTTTTGCCTCCTGAGTTTTGCCCTTTCTTCTTGCTTTTGAAATCTGGTGGATATCCCACTATCTTATAGCAGTTTTCCTTTAGATGGCCCTTGTAACCACAGTGATCACATATTAATCCTGACCTTTTTGGTTTGAATTCATGACCTTTACCTGCCAACATTGTAAGAGGATCTTTCAATGTATTTGTGACTCCAAGAGTCCTTTGACTTTCTTCTTGTGTAACTATAGCATAGGCTTCATTCACTATAATTACAGGCCTTTTTGCCAAGATATTACTTCGAATGTTACCATAGCTCTCGTTCAATCCCATAAGAAACTGTAATAAACGAATGTTTTTCAGAAGTTCCACTGAAGGCCTAGACTCTTCACAGTCACATGAAGCCAAAGGTGCTATGACGTCCAGTTCATCCCATAGATCCTTCATCTTCGAGTAATAGCTAGTGACCGAGTCTGTTCCTTGTCTCAAGGTCGCAATAGCAGTCCAAAGATGATATATCCTAGTTAAATTTGACCTATCAAACCTTTCCTGGAAGTTAGCCCATACCTTCTTTGCATTCGATGCATAGACAATACTAGGCATCAACTTATTTGAAACAGTGCTACCAATCCACGATAGAGCAATTGCATTACATTTTTCCCATTGCTCTGCTAACGCAcctttatatatactttttacATACGATCCATCCACAAATCCAAGCTTGCCCTTTCCTCGGAGTGCCAATTTCATCGCCCTGCTCCACAGTGCGTAATTTTCTGGGCCTGTGAGCGTGAGCGGAATTAAGACTAATCCAGGAGCATCTGAAGCTTGCAAAAACAATGGATGATTATGATCGAGTGAGCTGATTTCATTTTCTGCCATGGCTGCCCTGAAAATTGAGCTCAGAATTTCAGTATTCCTTTGCTCTGTATTTTGCCTCTGTGTTCCTGCCGTAAAGTTGAATCTCGCCGGAGCTAGATCGGAGTTAAagcccgctctgataccatgttcgATTGTGAGAGAGAATtgagaaggaagaagagaaattgAAATTGTATTCTAAAATCTGAGTTTTTCTCGTGACATACAAGGTTGTATATACAGCTTCTCCACTACTTAGATGACAACATATGTACAACTGTCAATTAACTACCTTTTTTTTTGCTAGCTTGCACACTCCTAGTTGTATTTTGTGCACTTTAACCACCCATATGCTAAGACTTAACATAATGAGCTAAATACTAAAGAATTTAAAGGTTGAACCCatatttgttatatatatatttattatttattatatgtTAATTCCCCTTGACTTTTTGAtgtatttaatattttataatttaacaCCCTTAGTAAAAATCCTGGCTCTACCGCTGATAGGCGGCATGTGTAGTATATAAGTACAATAcatgtataatatgtgtataatcgtatataatcaatatatttatatatatcggctagaaaaagtaaacaggaAATCCGATAAGATATTTACGTAAAGATTCATTTTATCTGATGTGTAAGAGACAAATAAGATATACATTCGGGGCGTACGTCCGGACGTTGATGTTTTTTAGCGAAGCATTAAGTCCAAGagaatttttcaaattaaaacaaaatttgctGAATAAGTCAttaatataatacccaaattct is drawn from Nicotiana tabacum cultivar K326 chromosome 22, ASM71507v2, whole genome shotgun sequence and contains these coding sequences:
- the LOC142175950 gene encoding uncharacterized protein LOC142175950, whose translation is MAENEISSLDHNHPLFLQASDAPGLVLIPLTLTGPENYALWSRAMKLALRGKGKLGFVDGSYVKSIYKGALAEQWEKCNAIALSWIGSTVSNKLMPSIVYASNAKKVWANFQERFDRSNLTRIYHLWTAIATLRQGTDSVTSYYSKMKDLWDELDVIAPLASCDCEESRPSVELLKNIRLLQFLMGLNESYGNIRSNILAKRPVIIVNEAYAIVTQEESQRTLGVTNTLKDPLTMLAGKGHEFKPKRSGLICDHCGYKGHLKENCYKIVGYPPDFKSKKKGQNSGGKTYVNSATSEEKHVPMLPTQGNFFTEEQYKQLVNLL